One part of the Populus alba chromosome 18, ASM523922v2, whole genome shotgun sequence genome encodes these proteins:
- the LOC118051087 gene encoding probable indole-3-pyruvate monooxygenase YUCCA4, protein MASGKEQEQQGFKQAKCVKVHGPIIVGAGPSGLAAAACLSQQGVPSIILEKSDCIASLWQQRTYDRLKLHLPKQFCELPLLGFPANFPKYPTKSQFISYMESYASHFNIHPKFNQAVRKAEYDRVKGIWRVQTEHLEYHSRWLIAATGENAEPLIPQIVGYGKFKGTILHTSEYNSGSKFKNQRVLVIGCGNSGMEVSLDLCRHNAIPHMVVRNTVHVLPREMFGMSTFGVAMALLKWLPLRLVDKLLLLVANLTLGNTDQLGLKRPKTGPIELKNVTGKTPVLDVGALSQIKSGKIKVMEGVKEITKNGSVKFVDGQEREFESIILATGYKSNVPTWLEGCDFFTKDGMPKTPFPQGWKGENGLYTVGFTRRGLLGTASDAVKIAHDIAGEREAAKESIRSCNSHVIIHLDHDGAK, encoded by the exons ATGGCTTCTGGTAAAGAACAAGAGCAACAAGGGTTTAAACAAGCAAAGTGTGTTAAGGTTCATGGACCTATCATTGTAGGTGCAGGACCATCTGGCCTAGCCGCTGCTGCATGCCTTTCTCAACAAGGAGTCCCTTCTATAATTCTTGAAAAGAGTGACTGCATAGCCTCTCTTTGGCAACAAAGAACCTATGACCGCTTAAAGCTTCACCTTCCTAAACAGTTCTGTGAGCTCCCGCTTCTTGGTTTCCCTGCTAATTTCCCCAAGTACCCTACCAAGAGCCAATTCATTTCTTACATGGAGTCTTATGCTTCTCATTTCAATATCCATCCTAAATTCAACCAGGCTGTGAGAAAGGCAGAATATGACCGCGTTAAAGGGATTTGGAGGGTGCAAACTGAACACCTTGAGTACCATTCTAGATGGCTTATTGCTGCTACTGGTGAGAATGCTGAGCCTCTAATACCTCAAATAGTTGGTTATGGCAAGTTTAAAGGTACTATTCTACATACAAGTGAGTACAATTCTGGTTCTAAGTTCAAGAACCAAAGGGTCTTGGTCATTGGGTGTGGCAATTCAGGGATGGAAGTTAGCTTAGACCTCTGCAGACACAATGCGATCCCTCATATGGTTGTAAGAAATACA GTGCATGTTCTTCCTCGAGAGATGTTTGGCATGTCAACATTCGGAGTAGCCATGGCACTTTTAAAGTGGCTACCCTTGAGATTAGTGGACAAGTTGCTACTTCTAGTAGCCAATCTCACCTTGGGCAACACAGACCAGTTAGGTCTGAAACGACCAAAAACAGGCCCCATTGAGCTAAAGAATGTCACTGGAAAGACACCAGTGTTGGATGTTGGTGCATTATCACAGATTAAGTCTGGCAAAATCAAG GTGATGGAAGGTGTGAAGGAGATAACAAAAAATGGATCAGTCAAATTTGTGGATGGACAAGAACGGGAGTTTGAGTCTATAATCTTAGCAACTGGGTACAAAAGCAACGTCCCTACTTGGCTCGAG GGATGCGATTTCTTCACAAAAGATGGCATGCCCAAAACCCCCTTTCCTCAGGGCTGGAAAGGAGAAAATGGACTGTACACGGTCGGCTTCACAAGAAGAGGCCTGCTAGGAACAGCCTCCGATGCAGTTAAAATTGCTCATGACATCGCCGGTGAAAGGGAGGCGGCCAAGGAAAGCATTAGATCTTGTAATTCCCATGTTATCATACACTTAGATCATGATGGGGCCAAATAA